One Desulforhopalus sp. DNA segment encodes these proteins:
- the fdnG gene encoding formate dehydrogenase-N subunit alpha, with product MKITRRRFLSMSGAIGSGVALSSLGLDLTALNAHAAELGKMDRIRTAKQSTTICCYCSVGCGLICSTDRLTGKIFNIEGDPDHPINEGSLCAKGAGLFGLTEVNKNRLRKVLYRAPKSDKWEEKDWNWTFQRIARLVKDTRDADFITKNEKGEVVNRLESIGHYGSSNIGNEECWTLSVACRALGLVNIDHQARVUHSPSVAALGESFGRGSMTNHYTDLANSDCILIMGSNAAENHPIAFKWIMRAKDRGAKIIHVDPRFTRTSARSDFHVPLRSGTDIAFLGGMIKHIIDNNLIHDEYVKYYTNASQIVSPDYEFKDGLFTGYDAAKRSYKKDTWTTIKDEKGIPVRDYTLKDPRCVYQMLKKHYERYTLDAVSSITGVTKENLLKVYNEYGATGARDKAGTECYALGWTHHTTGSQIIRTMSIIQLLLGNMGICGGGINALRSEPNVQGSTDHAILYNILPGYLKMPSGSIDTLQKYLDKYTSKSTDPQSANWYQNYPKYVVSFLKAMWGDKANPENEFGYSWLPKLDDGKHYSTLHTIDAMYAGKLKGFFAYGSNIAVSSPNSNKVRKGLAKLKWMVNVNIFDSETSSFWKAPGVDPKSVDTEVFLLPAAASMEKEGSQSNSGRWVQWRYKAVNPPGDCLSDGDITMRIIDAIRDLYKKEGGTFPEAILNLKWDYRDAFGNFNVRKASQIINGHYTRDLTIEDPTGKSPKEVNLKGELVPTFGKLMADGSTSSGNWLMAGSFEQKGANKMMKRGKDDPTGLGLFADWSYAWPLNRRIIYNRASCDLEGKPYNPKRKLLEWVGDKWVGDVADGPWPPLADKEKGKFPFIMKADGVGAIFGPGMVEGPFPEHYEPLEGPLAKNPFSPQLVNPTIAIFKADVDKVANADDKFPYVCTTYSCTEHWCSGFTRWQPWLLELQPEAYMEISEALAQKLSIKNGEKVKVSSIRGEIKVVAMVTKRLKPMQVEGKTVHEVGIPFNYGWRWPEGAADASVNYLTPSVGDANTFCPEYKAFMVNISKA from the coding sequence ATGAAAATTACCAGGAGGAGATTTCTTTCCATGTCCGGAGCGATCGGATCAGGGGTAGCCCTGTCTTCGCTCGGGCTGGATTTGACCGCCTTGAACGCCCATGCTGCCGAACTCGGTAAAATGGACCGAATCAGGACGGCAAAACAGTCAACAACTATCTGCTGCTACTGTTCAGTCGGTTGCGGACTCATTTGCAGCACCGATAGGCTTACCGGAAAAATCTTCAACATCGAAGGCGATCCCGACCATCCTATTAATGAAGGATCGCTTTGCGCGAAAGGTGCAGGTCTTTTTGGTCTTACTGAGGTTAATAAAAATCGTCTTCGAAAGGTTCTCTACCGAGCCCCTAAAAGTGATAAATGGGAAGAGAAAGACTGGAATTGGACTTTTCAAAGAATTGCCCGTCTTGTGAAAGACACTCGCGATGCAGATTTTATAACGAAAAATGAAAAAGGCGAGGTTGTAAATCGGCTCGAGAGTATCGGTCATTACGGTTCCTCTAATATCGGTAACGAGGAGTGTTGGACCCTCAGCGTAGCTTGCAGGGCATTGGGTCTCGTCAATATCGATCACCAGGCTCGCGTCTGACACAGCCCATCTGTTGCGGCTCTGGGAGAGTCGTTCGGACGTGGTTCAATGACCAATCATTACACTGATTTGGCAAACAGTGATTGTATCCTTATCATGGGTAGTAACGCCGCTGAAAATCATCCAATCGCATTTAAATGGATCATGCGCGCCAAGGATCGCGGCGCAAAGATTATTCACGTCGATCCGCGATTTACACGTACATCAGCAAGATCTGATTTCCATGTCCCTCTTCGCTCAGGAACAGATATCGCGTTTCTGGGGGGAATGATCAAACATATTATCGATAACAACCTTATCCATGACGAATACGTTAAATATTATACCAATGCTTCACAGATAGTCAGCCCGGACTATGAGTTTAAAGATGGCCTTTTTACAGGTTATGACGCTGCGAAGAGATCCTACAAGAAAGACACCTGGACGACCATTAAGGACGAAAAAGGAATACCGGTTAGGGATTATACCCTCAAGGACCCTCGTTGCGTCTACCAGATGTTGAAGAAGCATTATGAACGATACACCCTTGATGCCGTTTCATCAATTACCGGCGTTACTAAGGAGAATCTCCTCAAGGTTTACAATGAATACGGTGCAACCGGAGCGAGGGACAAAGCTGGCACCGAATGTTATGCACTAGGCTGGACACATCACACTACCGGTAGCCAAATAATCAGAACTATGTCGATTATCCAGCTGCTTCTCGGTAACATGGGTATCTGCGGTGGAGGAATCAATGCTCTGCGCAGCGAACCTAACGTTCAAGGATCAACCGATCATGCTATCCTCTACAACATCCTTCCGGGTTATCTTAAGATGCCAAGTGGATCAATAGATACCTTGCAAAAATATCTCGATAAGTACACCTCTAAATCAACCGATCCACAATCTGCCAACTGGTACCAGAATTATCCCAAGTATGTTGTCAGTTTCCTTAAGGCTATGTGGGGCGACAAGGCAAATCCGGAAAATGAATTTGGTTACTCTTGGTTACCCAAGTTAGACGACGGCAAACATTATTCAACTTTGCACACCATCGATGCCATGTACGCTGGTAAACTCAAAGGTTTTTTTGCTTATGGTAGTAATATCGCTGTCAGCTCACCAAACTCGAATAAGGTTCGTAAAGGTCTTGCAAAACTGAAGTGGATGGTAAATGTCAATATCTTCGACAGTGAGACATCCTCCTTCTGGAAAGCTCCGGGTGTTGATCCAAAATCTGTCGATACAGAGGTATTTCTCCTTCCTGCAGCTGCCAGCATGGAAAAAGAAGGCAGTCAAAGTAACTCCGGCCGTTGGGTTCAGTGGCGCTACAAAGCAGTAAATCCACCTGGTGACTGCCTCTCCGACGGTGATATAACAATGCGTATCATCGATGCTATCCGTGACCTATACAAAAAAGAGGGTGGCACATTTCCTGAGGCCATTCTAAACCTCAAGTGGGATTACAGGGACGCGTTCGGCAACTTCAACGTCCGTAAGGCCTCACAGATTATTAATGGCCATTACACGAGAGACCTTACCATAGAAGATCCAACAGGCAAGTCTCCAAAAGAGGTTAATCTAAAAGGTGAATTAGTCCCGACCTTTGGTAAACTTATGGCGGATGGCTCCACCTCCAGCGGCAACTGGCTTATGGCTGGCAGCTTTGAGCAAAAAGGGGCAAACAAAATGATGAAGAGGGGCAAAGACGATCCCACAGGTCTTGGCCTTTTCGCAGACTGGTCGTACGCCTGGCCGCTTAACCGCAGAATTATTTACAATCGAGCATCATGCGACCTTGAAGGTAAACCCTATAATCCTAAACGCAAGCTTCTTGAATGGGTTGGTGATAAATGGGTAGGTGATGTTGCCGATGGACCATGGCCTCCTCTTGCCGACAAAGAGAAAGGCAAATTCCCGTTCATTATGAAGGCGGACGGTGTTGGAGCAATATTCGGACCTGGCATGGTTGAAGGTCCTTTCCCAGAACATTATGAGCCCCTTGAGGGCCCACTGGCAAAAAATCCCTTCTCGCCTCAGCTGGTAAATCCAACCATCGCTATCTTCAAAGCCGATGTCGACAAGGTCGCCAATGCAGATGATAAATTTCCTTATGTTTGCACCACATACTCCTGTACTGAGCACTGGTGTTCCGGCTTCACCAGGTGGCAACCATGGCTCCTTGAGTTGCAGCCTGAGGCCTATATGGAGATAAGTGAGGCGCTTGCCCAAAAACTCTCCATTAAAAATGGGGAAAAGGTAAAAGTATCCTCAATAAGAGGGGAAATAAAAGTGGTGGCAATGGTTACAAAACGCCTCAAGCCAATGCAGGTTGAAGGTAAGACCGTTCATGAAGTTGGTATTCCTTTTAACTATGGCTGGCGATGGCCGGAAGGGGCTGCCGATGCATCGGTCAACTACCTGACACCCTCTGTGGGTGATGCCAATACTTTCTGTCCTGAGTATAAGGCATTCATGGTCAACATCAGTAAGGCTTAA
- the nadB gene encoding L-aspartate oxidase has product METDFLVIGSGIAGLSFSLKAADLGSVCVITKKGEIDSATNLAQGGVAAVMSKDDSFDEHIRDTLEAGAGLCDQQVVRMVVENGPARVEELIRIGVDFVRKTDGELSLGREGGHSRRRVAHSYDLTGKEIERALVDSAAKRRNIKILENHMSVDLLTTFGQNGEKRCVGASVINERGEFIHIFAKNTLLCTGGAGKVYLYTSNPDIATGDGVAMAHRAGASIINMEFVQFHPTCLFHHKAKNFLISEAVRGEGAFLKNKSGERFMKNYEPKEMELATRDKVARAIDKEMKTSGAECVYLDISHKDKDFLKNRFPNIYSKCISLGIDLTTDPIPVVPAAHYMCGGVKVDSSGRTNIENLFALGETSCTGLHGGNRLASNSLLEALVFSENAFQFCKINSEWEKNEIGNLAFNKSFPESFKEQIDEEILINHNWDIIRRTMWNYVGIVRKTSRLLVAKQRIEDVRREIDSIILKYKLTPNMLELRNISLIASLIIDAALTRKKSIGLHYILDNS; this is encoded by the coding sequence ATGGAAACGGATTTTCTGGTTATTGGCAGCGGAATAGCAGGTTTATCTTTCTCCTTGAAAGCGGCAGACCTTGGAAGTGTCTGTGTCATTACCAAAAAAGGTGAAATTGACAGTGCAACAAATCTTGCCCAAGGAGGCGTTGCTGCAGTAATGAGCAAAGACGATTCGTTCGACGAACATATTCGTGATACTCTTGAAGCTGGAGCTGGTCTCTGTGATCAGCAGGTGGTTCGAATGGTAGTTGAGAATGGACCTGCGAGAGTAGAGGAACTTATTCGAATTGGTGTCGATTTTGTGCGAAAAACCGATGGGGAACTAAGTTTAGGGCGGGAGGGTGGTCACTCGAGAAGGAGGGTTGCTCACTCATACGATTTAACAGGGAAAGAGATAGAGAGAGCGCTCGTTGATAGCGCAGCAAAGCGCCGAAATATTAAAATTCTAGAAAATCACATGAGCGTGGATTTGCTGACTACTTTTGGGCAAAATGGTGAAAAAAGGTGTGTTGGTGCTAGTGTAATAAACGAAAGAGGAGAGTTTATTCATATTTTTGCTAAAAACACCCTTCTCTGTACGGGTGGTGCAGGAAAAGTCTATTTGTACACTAGCAATCCAGACATAGCTACTGGCGATGGTGTTGCGATGGCACATCGAGCAGGTGCTAGCATTATTAATATGGAGTTTGTGCAGTTCCATCCAACCTGCCTTTTTCATCACAAAGCAAAAAATTTTCTTATCTCTGAGGCGGTAAGGGGGGAAGGAGCATTCCTAAAGAACAAATCAGGCGAGAGGTTTATGAAAAATTATGAACCGAAAGAAATGGAGCTTGCCACAAGAGATAAGGTTGCTAGGGCTATTGATAAAGAGATGAAAACATCAGGGGCTGAATGTGTATATTTAGACATAAGCCACAAAGACAAGGATTTCCTTAAAAACAGATTTCCAAATATTTATTCTAAATGTATTTCGTTGGGGATAGATCTGACTACAGATCCAATTCCCGTAGTTCCAGCGGCACATTATATGTGTGGAGGGGTAAAGGTTGACTCCTCTGGAAGAACAAATATTGAAAATTTATTTGCTCTCGGAGAAACATCTTGTACTGGTTTGCATGGAGGCAACAGATTAGCAAGCAATTCGCTTCTTGAGGCCCTTGTATTTTCTGAAAATGCTTTCCAGTTTTGTAAAATCAACAGTGAATGGGAAAAGAATGAGATTGGTAACCTTGCTTTTAACAAATCTTTTCCGGAGAGTTTTAAAGAGCAGATCGATGAGGAAATCCTAATAAATCATAATTGGGATATAATTCGTCGAACAATGTGGAATTATGTAGGAATTGTAAGAAAAACATCGAGACTCTTGGTTGCAAAACAGCGAATTGAAGATGTGAGAAGAGAGATTGATTCAATTATTTTAAAATACAAACTAACCCCAAATATGCTTGAATTGAGGAACATTTCATTAATCGCTTCTTTAATAATTGATGCAGCACTAACAAGAAAAAAATCCATCGGGCTGCATTACATTTTAGATAACAGCTAA
- a CDS encoding AAA family ATPase yields MERKSKIIAVANQKGGVGKTTTAINFASALALKKKFTLLVDSDPQGNASSGLGINTKKLDLHLYHAFTDHQVAREVVVKGCRERLDVIPTNIDLVAAEFEFIGSEKREFKMQKILSSLLPFYDYIIIDCPPSLGLLTLNALTAANSVLIPMQCEYFAMEGLAQLVNTIRSVKKNFNSALFVEGLLLTMFDKRNRLTFQVAQEIKNHFNEQLFETVVPRNVRLSESPSHGQSIFDYDSQSSGAIAYMNLAKEFIKKQGLLNG; encoded by the coding sequence ATGGAAAGAAAATCAAAAATAATTGCCGTTGCAAATCAAAAAGGTGGTGTTGGTAAAACAACTACTGCGATAAACTTCGCGTCGGCACTTGCGTTGAAGAAAAAATTTACATTGCTTGTTGATTCAGACCCACAAGGGAATGCCTCAAGTGGGTTAGGTATAAATACTAAAAAACTCGATCTACATCTTTATCATGCATTCACTGACCATCAGGTTGCAAGGGAAGTCGTTGTTAAAGGATGTAGGGAGCGACTTGATGTAATCCCAACGAATATAGATCTTGTCGCTGCCGAGTTCGAGTTTATAGGTTCGGAAAAAAGAGAGTTTAAGATGCAAAAAATACTTTCCTCTCTTTTACCCTTTTATGATTACATAATAATAGATTGTCCACCGTCTTTGGGTCTCTTAACACTTAATGCACTAACTGCTGCAAACTCGGTTCTGATACCTATGCAGTGCGAGTATTTTGCTATGGAAGGCTTAGCACAACTGGTAAATACCATAAGATCAGTAAAGAAAAACTTTAATTCCGCGTTGTTTGTTGAAGGTTTGTTGCTGACAATGTTTGACAAAAGGAACAGATTGACTTTTCAGGTTGCTCAAGAGATAAAAAATCATTTTAATGAGCAGCTTTTTGAAACTGTAGTTCCGCGAAATGTTCGGTTAAGCGAGAGTCCTAGTCACGGTCAGTCTATTTTTGATTATGACTCTCAATCTTCTGGAGCTATTGCTTACATGAATCTCGCTAAAGAATTTATTAAAAAACAAGGGTTACTAAATGGTTAA
- a CDS encoding ParB/RepB/Spo0J family partition protein encodes MVKKTGLGLGVGILFGEDKEKYFECDISKLIPNKHQPRSNFNQQDLEELAESIREKGVIQPLIVTSGSNNGTYELVAGERRLRASKLAGLTRVPVVVIDGIDENGLLELALIENIQRTDLNPIEEADAYKKLIDKFGYTQEETAKKVGKQRSTITNLLRLLKLPETVQKDISLGLLSEGHGRALIRLAEEPNKLKEVKDLIVKKGLSVREAEKIIKKSVANNKTPARNTAVSSENEMSQAYLNALVTQLTNVLSSKVVLQQNGTRGKIEIEYYSQDDLVRVFNLLLGEK; translated from the coding sequence ATGGTTAAAAAAACGGGACTCGGCTTGGGAGTGGGCATTTTGTTTGGAGAAGATAAGGAGAAGTATTTTGAGTGTGATATATCAAAACTTATCCCTAACAAACATCAGCCAAGATCAAATTTTAACCAGCAAGATTTAGAAGAGTTGGCTGAATCTATACGAGAAAAGGGAGTAATTCAACCTCTAATCGTCACGTCAGGTAGCAATAATGGAACATATGAGTTGGTTGCTGGAGAGAGAAGGCTACGTGCATCAAAACTTGCGGGATTGACAAGGGTCCCGGTGGTGGTAATTGATGGTATAGACGAAAATGGACTTCTTGAATTGGCTCTTATAGAAAACATTCAAAGAACAGACCTCAATCCAATTGAGGAAGCAGATGCATATAAAAAATTGATTGATAAATTTGGATACACCCAAGAAGAAACCGCGAAAAAGGTAGGAAAGCAACGATCGACTATCACTAATTTACTCAGACTATTAAAGCTTCCAGAAACCGTACAAAAAGATATTTCATTAGGTTTGTTGAGTGAGGGGCATGGCCGAGCACTAATACGACTCGCTGAGGAACCAAACAAACTGAAAGAAGTAAAAGATTTGATAGTAAAAAAAGGCTTGTCTGTTAGAGAGGCGGAAAAGATTATTAAAAAATCGGTTGCAAATAATAAAACTCCGGCTAGAAATACCGCGGTAAGTTCGGAAAACGAAATGTCTCAAGCATATTTAAATGCGCTCGTTACGCAGTTAACTAACGTTTTGAGCTCAAAGGTTGTTCTTCAACAAAATGGTACGCGCGGTAAAATAGAAATAGAATACTACTCTCAGGATGACTTGGTTCGCGTGTTTAATCTTCTTCTGGGTGAAAAGTAG
- a CDS encoding SH3 domain-containing protein — MIFSFMRISKKEVLVIFFCSAFLALADNASSEILSVQGEKVSLRTDPDPKAKVIWEYGSGFPLEVLKRQGEWVMVKDFENDSGWIHKSKLQKGKAVIVKANPRGEKAINIRSGPGIENPIVANAYYGVVFSAQERKDSWIQVSHESGNNGWTKPEFLWGNLKGK; from the coding sequence ATGATATTTTCATTTATGCGAATTTCTAAAAAAGAGGTGCTTGTTATTTTTTTCTGTTCAGCTTTCCTGGCACTGGCTGATAATGCCAGTTCAGAGATATTGAGCGTCCAAGGTGAAAAAGTGAGCCTGCGAACCGATCCTGATCCAAAGGCAAAGGTCATTTGGGAATATGGAAGTGGTTTTCCTTTGGAGGTGTTGAAACGGCAAGGCGAGTGGGTGATGGTGAAGGATTTTGAAAATGATTCTGGCTGGATTCATAAGTCCAAACTACAAAAAGGGAAAGCTGTGATTGTTAAAGCAAACCCTCGGGGAGAGAAGGCAATTAATATTCGCAGCGGCCCGGGTATCGAAAATCCAATTGTTGCAAACGCATACTATGGCGTTGTCTTCTCTGCACAAGAAAGAAAGGATTCATGGATTCAGGTCAGCCATGAATCGGGAAATAACGGTTGGACTAAACCTGAGTTTCTATGGGGTAATTTAAAGGGGAAGTAA
- a CDS encoding sigma 54-interacting transcriptional regulator, with amino-acid sequence MDKTNDISRQLEDLTVLYEITKQLASSLEVRECLEKTMKVLADMKEMDNGTVTIVNPLTGKLEIEVAHGINAEAKKRGKYSIGEGITGRVVSTGEPIIVPQISEEPLFLNRTRTRGNVSDQKKSFLCVPIKDGKNVIGALSIDRFYKDGIGEQANTDLQYLTVLSSIIAQTVIRIQKVTRETEELQNENLKLKRELSDKNKINDIIGSSSRMQDVYEMIHRVVDTNATVLLRGESGTGKTLVAKALHYNSGRKHQPFVSVNCSALPETLLESELFGHEKGAFTGAHERKIGRFEQAEGGTLFLDEIGEISNSVQVKLLNVVQEKIFQRLGSTQQIRCDVRLVAATNRDLEKAVADRFFREDLYYRLNVFPIYIPPLRERRTDILLIAEFFLEKYAKENKKQIRRISTSAIDMLIQYHWPGNVRELQNCIERAVIICDCDTIKGIHLPPTLQTAEVSKRDNPYSLSVAVANFEKELIIEGLKRNNGNQTKTAKDLDTSLRIINYKIHQYSIDPKYYRV; translated from the coding sequence ATGGATAAAACAAACGATATTTCAAGACAATTAGAGGACCTAACTGTTCTCTATGAAATAACAAAACAGCTTGCTTCATCACTTGAGGTTCGAGAATGCCTCGAAAAGACGATGAAGGTGTTAGCTGATATGAAGGAAATGGATAATGGGACGGTTACTATTGTCAATCCATTAACTGGAAAACTCGAAATTGAAGTTGCGCATGGCATAAACGCTGAGGCAAAAAAACGCGGAAAATATTCTATAGGCGAAGGAATAACGGGCCGTGTAGTTTCGACAGGTGAGCCGATAATTGTACCTCAAATATCTGAAGAGCCACTGTTTCTCAATAGAACAAGAACTAGGGGTAATGTCTCTGACCAGAAAAAATCCTTTCTCTGTGTCCCAATAAAGGATGGGAAAAATGTAATCGGTGCCTTGAGTATCGATAGATTTTATAAAGATGGGATTGGCGAACAAGCAAATACGGATCTTCAGTATCTAACTGTACTGTCGAGCATAATTGCTCAGACAGTGATCAGAATACAAAAGGTGACGAGAGAAACTGAAGAGTTGCAAAATGAGAACCTGAAACTGAAACGAGAACTGTCGGATAAAAATAAAATCAATGACATAATTGGCAGCTCGAGCAGAATGCAGGATGTCTATGAGATGATACATAGAGTGGTTGATACAAACGCAACTGTACTTCTTCGCGGAGAATCCGGAACTGGAAAAACTCTCGTCGCCAAAGCACTGCACTATAATAGTGGCAGAAAACACCAGCCGTTCGTGTCGGTTAATTGCTCAGCATTACCAGAAACACTCTTAGAAAGTGAACTATTTGGTCACGAGAAAGGTGCTTTTACCGGGGCTCACGAACGAAAAATAGGAAGATTTGAACAGGCGGAAGGGGGCACGCTATTTCTGGACGAGATAGGAGAGATTAGTAATTCTGTGCAGGTAAAGCTCCTGAATGTAGTGCAAGAGAAAATATTTCAACGTCTAGGTTCTACTCAACAAATACGCTGTGATGTCCGCTTGGTGGCTGCTACTAATCGTGATCTCGAAAAGGCTGTCGCCGATCGTTTTTTTCGCGAGGATCTCTATTATAGGTTAAATGTTTTTCCTATCTATATTCCACCACTTAGAGAACGAAGAACGGATATTTTACTCATTGCAGAATTTTTCTTGGAAAAATATGCCAAGGAAAATAAGAAGCAAATAAGAAGAATTTCCACATCAGCGATCGATATGCTTATCCAATACCACTGGCCTGGCAATGTGCGTGAACTGCAAAACTGTATTGAAAGGGCTGTAATTATTTGTGATTGTGATACGATAAAAGGAATACATTTGCCACCAACTTTACAAACAGCTGAAGTCTCAAAAAGAGACAATCCTTATTCACTATCAGTTGCTGTTGCCAATTTTGAAAAGGAATTGATTATAGAGGGGTTAAAAAGAAATAACGGGAACCAGACAAAAACTGCAAAGGATCTCGACACAAGCTTAAGAATCATAAATTACAAGATTCATCAGTATTCAATAGATCCAAAGTATTATAGAGTTTGA